TCCAAAACGCCGTTCCTAATACGATCTCGACACCATAGCTCGAGCAGTAGCGCTTTTTAAGATGAGGGGCAAGGGTTAACATATGGTAAGACAGTCGACATAAAACAAAATAAAAGAACGGAGCAAATTGCGATGACCGAAGCGACAAAGAACGAGCGCGTTAAGTGCCGCGAGATAATGACTTCGAGCGTCCGGACGGCGACCGGTGAAATGCCGCTGAGCGAGGTCAGCGTACTGATGCGCGACGGCGACATGGGCTCTGTGCCTGTTATGGCCGGCGATAGACTGATCGGGATAGTCACCGACCGCGATATCGTCGTCAGGGCCGTGGCTGAGGGCAAGCCGCCGACCACGCCGGTGTCCGAAGTGATGACGACCGAGATCTTTTCGGTCGGGCCGGATGATTTTGTGTTCGAGGCGATCCGGCTGATGGGTGACAAACAGGTCCGCCGCATCCCTGTCGTGAACGAAGACGGTTCGCTCGCGGGCATCATTGCAATGGCCGATATCGCCCTCGGAATGGAGGACGAACGCGAGATCGCCGAAACGCTGGAAGAGATCTCAAGCGGCGTCGCATTTTGGAGCAAGGACTGAGTTCGTAGCATGAGAATTCGAGCGTCAACCGTTCTAACGGTCATAATCATCATTAC
The DNA window shown above is from Chloracidobacterium sp. and carries:
- a CDS encoding CBS domain-containing protein, yielding MTEATKNERVKCREIMTSSVRTATGEMPLSEVSVLMRDGDMGSVPVMAGDRLIGIVTDRDIVVRAVAEGKPPTTPVSEVMTTEIFSVGPDDFVFEAIRLMGDKQVRRIPVVNEDGSLAGIIAMADIALGMEDEREIAETLEEISSGVAFWSKD